Within the Magnetospirillum sp. 15-1 genome, the region AGATCGGCCCCGACACCGACCCGGCCGAGGCCTGGGCCGCCCTGGGCACCGGCCTGGAAGAGGCCGGCCTGGGCGTGCTGGAAGGCTTCATCGACTTCCTGGGGGAAATCTCGGTGATCGTGGCGCGCGGCGTGGACGGCGAGTGGGCCGCCTTCGATCCCGTATGGAACATCCACCGCGACCACATTCTCGACACCACCACCGTTCCCGCCCCCATCGCGCCGTCGCTGATCGGCCAGGCCATGGACATCGCCCACCGCGCCGCCGAGGCGCTGGGCGTGGTCGGGCTGCTGGCGGTGGAGATGTTCGTCACCCCCGACGGCCTGCTGGCCAACGAGATGGCGCCCCGGCCGCATAATTCCGGCCACTGGACCATGGATGCCTGCGTCACCGACCAGTTCGAGCAGTTCATCCGCGCCGTCTGCGGCCTGCCGCTCGGCAACCCCGAGCGCCACTCCGACGCCGAGATGAAGAACCTGATCGGCGCCGATGCCGGCCAGTGGCTGGACATCCTGAAGGACCCGTCGGCGCGCCTGCATCTCTATGGCAAGGCCGAGGCCCGTCCCGGACGCAAGATGGGCCACGTCAATCGAATCCGGCCCCGTTCCGACCGCTGATACCCCCTAAAGCAATGACGATTTCGTAACCAAGCGATTTCGCCATTGACCCCCAGGCTGTATTGCCGGATTTTTACTGCCGGTTATTACCCCTTAGATTTATGGGATTGCCTTGGAAGAGCTGGTCATCCACGTCCTGACCCAATACGGATACCTGCTCTATCCGCTCATCACCGCGTGGACCTTCATCGAAGGCGAGACGGTGGTGATCGTCACCGGCGTCCTGGCCTCGGAAGGCCGCTTCCGCATTCATGTGGAATTGCTGGCCCTGGCGGCGCTGACCGGAAGCTTCTTCGGCGATCAGCTCTACTACTATATCGGCCGCAAATACGGCGCCCCGCTGCTCAAGCGCTGGCCGGGACTGTCGGGCCGCATCGAGTGGGCGTTCGAGACGGTCAACCGCAGCCCGGCCATCTTCATCCTGTCGTTCCGATGGATCTACGGGGTGCGTAACGTCGCCCCCTTCATCGTCGGCATCGCCGGCGTGCCGCGCGTCAAGTATCTGATCCTGAACTTCACCGCGGCGGCCATCTGGGCGCATTCCTTCGCCTGGGGCGGCTATTTCATGGGCCGCAAGCTCGAGGAGTGGCTGGGCGACAGCAAGTGGTTCGTCCTGGGCGGCTTCATTCTCTTCATGATCTGCTTCGGGGTGTTCGGCGCCATGCGCGGCCGCTCCCAGAGCGCCGCCAAGCCAGCCGGCGAGCCGTCCGACCCCGCTCAGTAGCGGTTGGCGGTATTCAGCGAGTTGCGCGCTTCCTGGAATTTCACACGGCGCAGCTGGTACTCGGCGACGCGGGCCTTGCGGTAGGCTTCGGCGATACGGCTGGCCTCGTCGCGGGCCGCCTGGGCGTTTTCCCGCCACGTCTTGCGCAACTCTTCCACACGGGCGTTGCCGGGCACCTGCCGCAGCGGCGGCGCCGACGGCACCGGCTTGATCCGCGCCGACGCCACCTGGGTGCCGGCGGCATTCGGCGGAGCGTTCCACACCTTCATCAGACGTTCGCGATAGGCGGCGGCCAGATGCGGGGTCTGGGAGTGATAGTAGGATGCCGCCGTCGGCCAGTGGCCGGTGGCGCCGAACAGGCCCTTGAGGAAACGGGCGGCATAGGCCACGTTGGCCGCCGGGTCGAAGGCCTCCTCCAGATTGGCGAAGGCGGTGGGGTGGTGCCGCAGGTTGACCTGCATGCAACCCACGTCGATGTTCTGCACGCCCCGCGCCTTGAGGCGCTTCACCTCGGCGATGGCTTCGGCCTTGCTGGGCAAATATCGCCCCTGCCCCTCGGCCATCACCGTCCACGGCCAGGCAATAACTGCCTTGTGCTGGGAGTCGTAGCGACCGGACTCGACGATGGAGATGGAGTGGAGCAGCGCGGTGGGAATGCCGTAGAGGCGCTCCTGGGTGGCGGCCTCGGCGGCGCACAAACCCTCGTTGGCGACGGTGGGGACGGCCTGGGCGGGCAGCGCCAGCACGGCCACGGCCGTGCTCACTCCCACCATCCATGCCATACGCCAAACCGCCATCACACTCTCCCTGGGGCCCATTGGCCGCAGGCATTCTTGCACACCCCATGCCAGGAATTCCACGATTCCCGCCATGAAGTGGTCATACCTGTGTTGCAGCCACCAAA harbors:
- a CDS encoding transglycosylase SLT domain-containing protein produces the protein MVGVSTAVAVLALPAQAVPTVANEGLCAAEAATQERLYGIPTALLHSISIVESGRYDSQHKAVIAWPWTVMAEGQGRYLPSKAEAIAEVKRLKARGVQNIDVGCMQVNLRHHPTAFANLEEAFDPAANVAYAARFLKGLFGATGHWPTAASYYHSQTPHLAAAYRERLMKVWNAPPNAAGTQVASARIKPVPSAPPLRQVPGNARVEELRKTWRENAQAARDEASRIAEAYRKARVAEYQLRRVKFQEARNSLNTANRY
- a CDS encoding 5-(carboxyamino)imidazole ribonucleotide synthase — protein: MSRDPASSPLPPGSTIGIIGGGQLGRMAALAAARLGYRVHIFTPETDSPAAQVSDAATIARYDDQDAIERFVRSVDVVTFEFENIPAESVRHMAEHVPVRPCWSVLEVAQDRCNEKRFFNSIGIETAPWRAVGSLDELRQAIEEIGRPAVLKTARLGYDGKGQVKIGPDTDPAEAWAALGTGLEEAGLGVLEGFIDFLGEISVIVARGVDGEWAAFDPVWNIHRDHILDTTTVPAPIAPSLIGQAMDIAHRAAEALGVVGLLAVEMFVTPDGLLANEMAPRPHNSGHWTMDACVTDQFEQFIRAVCGLPLGNPERHSDAEMKNLIGADAGQWLDILKDPSARLHLYGKAEARPGRKMGHVNRIRPRSDR
- a CDS encoding DedA family protein; this translates as MEELVIHVLTQYGYLLYPLITAWTFIEGETVVIVTGVLASEGRFRIHVELLALAALTGSFFGDQLYYYIGRKYGAPLLKRWPGLSGRIEWAFETVNRSPAIFILSFRWIYGVRNVAPFIVGIAGVPRVKYLILNFTAAAIWAHSFAWGGYFMGRKLEEWLGDSKWFVLGGFILFMICFGVFGAMRGRSQSAAKPAGEPSDPAQ